In Terriglobia bacterium, a single window of DNA contains:
- a CDS encoding sugar kinase has product MAILVVGSVAFDTIQSPFGRAEKILGGSATYFALAASYFTDVRIVAVVGKDFGPEYESVLRLRGVNLDGLQRAAGQTFHWGGEYGENVNEAKTHFTHLNVFERFEPKVPQQYLDSQFLFLANIDPILQAQVRLQLQDVRLVAGDTMNFWIDGKRLELLATLKLMDLLLINDTEAKMLAGEPNLLRAANKVMAMGPKALVIKHGEYGATIFFGDRKFGIGHHPFRAPALPLDEVRDPTGAGDSFAGGFMGYIASQEELNREVLKRAMFYGGVMGSFAVERFGPERLQNLTREEIDARFEVFRELTHLD; this is encoded by the coding sequence CAAAGTCCTTTCGGCAGGGCGGAAAAAATTCTTGGCGGGTCGGCCACCTATTTTGCACTGGCGGCGAGTTACTTCACTGACGTCCGCATTGTCGCGGTCGTAGGCAAGGACTTCGGGCCGGAATACGAAAGCGTGCTGCGCCTACGCGGCGTCAACCTGGACGGCCTGCAGCGCGCGGCGGGCCAGACGTTCCACTGGGGCGGGGAGTACGGCGAAAACGTCAACGAGGCGAAAACTCACTTCACCCACCTCAATGTCTTCGAAAGATTCGAGCCGAAAGTCCCCCAGCAGTACCTCGACTCCCAGTTCCTCTTCCTCGCCAATATCGATCCCATTCTCCAGGCGCAGGTGCGGCTGCAGTTGCAGGACGTGCGCCTGGTGGCCGGCGACACCATGAATTTTTGGATCGACGGCAAGCGCCTGGAGCTGCTGGCAACGCTCAAGCTCATGGACCTGCTCTTGATCAACGACACGGAGGCCAAAATGCTGGCCGGCGAACCGAACCTGCTGCGCGCCGCCAACAAGGTGATGGCCATGGGACCGAAGGCGCTGGTGATCAAGCACGGCGAGTACGGCGCAACCATTTTCTTCGGTGACCGCAAGTTCGGCATCGGCCACCATCCCTTCCGCGCGCCGGCGCTGCCGCTGGATGAAGTGCGCGACCCTACCGGCGCGGGCGATTCCTTCGCCGGCGGCTTCATGGGCTACATTGCTTCGCAGGAGGAGTTGAACCGCGAGGTGCTGAAGCGCGCCATGTTCTATGGCGGGGTGATGGGATCGTTTGCCGTCGAGCGCTTCGGGCCGGAGCGCCTGCAGAACCTCACCCGCGAGGAAATCGACGCGCGGTTCGAGGTCTTCCGCGAACTGACGCACTTGGATTAG
- the dapF gene encoding diaminopimelate epimerase, with translation MPMVPFTKAHGCGNDFLLIEGKYAPKDLKAFAVKICDRHRGIGADGVEWIFSDPQADARARLFNADGSEAEISGNGTRCVAAYLVSKRKQEKLTIRTGAGIKTCTLVRHDGNQFEFETAMGEPQVGNPLSIKLAFGEQVGIPVSMGNPHFVLFVDEFAPGWQAKASEIEHHHHFKFGTNVELVRAVNKREIYIRVFERGVGETQSSGTGSCASAVAAIASGRAQSPVLVKAPGGEQTVRWEGGVFLAGPAEIVCRGEFFSQ, from the coding sequence ATGCCGATGGTTCCGTTTACCAAAGCGCACGGCTGTGGCAACGATTTCCTGTTGATCGAAGGGAAGTACGCGCCCAAGGACCTGAAGGCGTTCGCGGTCAAAATCTGCGATCGCCATCGCGGCATCGGCGCTGACGGCGTGGAATGGATTTTTTCCGATCCGCAGGCCGACGCGCGCGCGCGGCTGTTCAATGCCGACGGTTCCGAGGCCGAGATTTCCGGCAACGGCACGCGCTGCGTCGCGGCCTACCTGGTGTCGAAGCGCAAGCAGGAGAAGCTGACCATCCGCACCGGCGCGGGCATCAAGACCTGTACGCTGGTCCGCCACGATGGCAATCAATTCGAATTCGAGACCGCGATGGGCGAGCCGCAAGTGGGCAATCCATTGTCAATCAAGCTGGCATTCGGCGAGCAGGTGGGCATTCCCGTCTCCATGGGGAACCCACACTTCGTGCTCTTCGTGGACGAGTTCGCTCCCGGCTGGCAGGCGAAAGCGAGCGAGATCGAGCACCATCATCACTTCAAGTTTGGCACGAATGTTGAGCTGGTACGCGCTGTAAACAAAAGAGAAATTTACATCCGTGTTTTCGAGCGCGGGGTTGGCGAAACGCAGTCGTCGGGCACCGGCTCGTGCGCCTCGGCGGTGGCAGCCATCGCCAGTGGGCGGGCGCAATCACCCGTCCTGGTCAAAGCCCCGGGCGGCGAGCAGACGGTGCGCTGGGAGGGGGGAGTCTTCCTCGCCGGGCCGGCGGAGATCGTGTGCCGCGGAGAATTCTTCAGCCAATGA
- a CDS encoding LD-carboxypeptidase, whose translation MKASSRTAPLLKPPALRPGDRVGIVAPASYFKRELFERGLAGLRRLGYEPVFLDTIFDRDLYFAGAAVRRARELEAMFSRDDVGAILCVRGGYGANYLLPHIDLDIIRRHPKVFIGYSDVTCLLTWLQDAVGLVTFHGPMITGDFAREHGIDEMAWAAATAGNPNWELASHQVFGLNPMIPGRAEGVLYGGCLSIIVASLGTPYEAKTEGKLLFLEDVGAKPYQIDRMLMQMKYAGKFRDVRGIIFGEMMDCVQSPDQPYTLQDVVQRIVGDLGIPVAYGLRSGHVSRENATLPFGVKTALTVTAETVRVEFLESAVATRGIG comes from the coding sequence ATGAAGGCCTCCAGTAGAACCGCGCCACTGCTCAAGCCTCCGGCATTGCGCCCCGGCGACCGCGTCGGCATCGTTGCGCCCGCCAGCTACTTCAAGCGCGAACTGTTTGAGCGAGGTTTGGCGGGGCTCCGCCGATTGGGATACGAGCCCGTTTTCCTGGACACCATCTTTGACCGCGATCTTTACTTCGCCGGCGCGGCGGTGCGGCGGGCGCGCGAGTTGGAAGCCATGTTCTCTCGCGACGACGTAGGCGCCATCCTCTGCGTTCGTGGTGGCTACGGGGCCAACTACCTGCTGCCGCACATTGATCTCGACATCATCCGCCGGCACCCGAAAGTCTTTATCGGCTACAGCGACGTTACCTGCCTGCTCACTTGGTTGCAGGACGCCGTCGGGCTGGTCACGTTCCACGGGCCGATGATCACCGGCGATTTCGCGCGCGAGCACGGCATCGACGAAATGGCGTGGGCGGCGGCGACGGCGGGAAATCCGAACTGGGAGCTGGCGTCGCACCAGGTGTTCGGGCTGAATCCCATGATTCCAGGCCGCGCCGAGGGCGTACTCTACGGCGGCTGCCTGTCGATCATTGTGGCGTCGCTGGGCACGCCGTACGAGGCCAAGACCGAGGGCAAGCTGCTGTTCCTGGAAGACGTCGGCGCCAAGCCGTACCAGATTGACCGCATGCTGATGCAGATGAAGTACGCGGGAAAATTCCGCGACGTGCGCGGCATCATCTTCGGCGAGATGATGGACTGCGTGCAATCGCCCGATCAGCCGTACACATTGCAGGACGTGGTGCAGCGAATCGTCGGCGACCTCGGCATCCCGGTAGCGTACGGGTTGAGGTCGGGGCACGTCTCGCGAGAAAATGCCACCCTGCCTTTCGGGGTGAAGACAGCGCTCACGGTCACGGCGGAAACGGTGCGCGTGGAATTTCTCGAAAGCGCGGTCGCGACTCGGGGCATCGGCTAA
- the mpl gene encoding UDP-N-acetylmuramate:L-alanyl-gamma-D-glutamyl-meso-diaminopimelate ligase, giving the protein MSKHIHLIGICGTAMASLAGMLKQRGFDVRGSDTAVYPPMSDFLASLAIPVAQPYAARNLDPRPDLAVIGNAISRGNPELELVLDERIPFQSMAQALYDQFLRGHEVIAVAGTHGKTTTTSILAWIFEVAGRKPSFLVGGIAENFGASFKLDAGREFIIEGDEYDTAFFDKGPKFLHYFPDTVVLTSVEFDHADIYKDLDSVKTAFKRLVNLVPRRGRVIAWDGAPSVDECVARAFCPVERYGFAEESHWRISNVRYDSDRTCWSVLRAGRQWEELEFALAGEYNVINATAAAATAAASGIDAAAIADALRSFKSVKRRLEVKAEIGGITIIDDFAHHPTAIAETLKALRTRYAGRRLWVVLEPRSNTLRRNIFHEALARSLALADEVVVAGIFKSETIPAAERLDVNEVVLEVRRQGASARRLPDADAIVAAIVPELRSGDVVAILSNGGFGGIYEKLPRLLRGREVSAKA; this is encoded by the coding sequence ATGTCCAAGCACATTCATCTGATCGGCATTTGCGGCACCGCCATGGCCTCGCTTGCGGGCATGCTCAAGCAGCGCGGCTTCGACGTGCGCGGCTCCGACACCGCTGTCTATCCGCCGATGTCGGACTTTCTGGCGTCGCTCGCAATACCGGTGGCGCAGCCCTACGCCGCGCGGAACCTCGACCCGCGGCCCGACCTGGCGGTGATCGGCAACGCCATCTCGCGGGGAAACCCTGAGCTGGAGCTGGTTTTGGACGAGCGCATCCCGTTCCAGTCAATGGCGCAGGCGCTCTACGACCAATTCTTGCGCGGGCATGAGGTCATCGCGGTTGCGGGCACGCATGGCAAGACCACCACCACCTCGATATTGGCCTGGATCTTCGAAGTCGCCGGGCGCAAGCCGTCGTTCCTGGTCGGCGGCATCGCGGAAAACTTTGGCGCCAGCTTCAAGCTCGACGCCGGCCGCGAGTTCATCATCGAGGGAGACGAGTACGATACCGCCTTCTTCGACAAAGGCCCGAAATTCTTGCACTACTTTCCGGACACGGTGGTGCTGACCTCGGTCGAATTTGATCACGCCGACATCTACAAGGACCTTGACTCGGTGAAGACTGCGTTCAAACGCCTGGTGAACCTGGTGCCGCGCCGCGGGCGGGTGATCGCCTGGGACGGCGCGCCCAGCGTGGATGAATGTGTGGCGCGCGCCTTCTGCCCGGTTGAGCGCTATGGTTTCGCCGAGGAATCGCACTGGCGCATCAGCAACGTTCGCTACGACAGTGATCGCACCTGCTGGTCGGTGCTGCGCGCAGGGCGGCAGTGGGAGGAGCTGGAGTTCGCGCTGGCCGGTGAGTACAACGTGATCAACGCCACCGCTGCGGCCGCCACCGCCGCTGCTTCCGGCATTGACGCCGCCGCGATTGCGGATGCTTTGCGCTCCTTCAAGAGCGTGAAGCGCCGTCTGGAGGTGAAGGCGGAGATCGGCGGCATCACCATCATTGACGATTTTGCCCATCATCCCACCGCGATCGCCGAAACCCTGAAGGCCCTACGCACACGCTATGCCGGGCGGCGACTGTGGGTAGTGCTGGAACCGCGCTCCAACACGCTGCGTCGCAACATTTTCCACGAAGCGCTGGCGCGGAGCCTGGCGCTGGCGGACGAGGTGGTAGTGGCCGGGATCTTTAAATCCGAAACGATCCCGGCAGCCGAGCGGCTGGATGTGAATGAAGTTGTGCTGGAGGTCCGGCGGCAAGGTGCGTCGGCGCGGCGGTTACCCGATGCCGATGCTATCGTCGCCGCGATCGTGCCCGAACTGCGCTCCGGCGACGTGGTCGCCATTCTTTCCAATGGCGGCTTCGGCGGCATTTATGAGAAGCTTCCGCGTTTGCTGAGGGGCCGCGAGGTGTCGGCGAAAGCGTGA
- a CDS encoding 1-acyl-sn-glycerol-3-phosphate acyltransferase — MRTLLTLAWWTLMTPVTAVLTLPYALLTGNSNFLYRTGMWVVRVGVMLAGVRVEIIGRDRLDPAQTYIFMSNHVSNLDPPLLIPLVPGRTSVLVKKELFRIPILGFAMRVAHLVPVDRRNRDAAIASMRSAADVLRAGLSMTIFPEGTRSLDGRLQPLKKGPFYLATESGCPIVPVTLLGTHEILPKGKWLIAPDKATVVFHQPISPMDFQDRDALIAAVRDSIARALPEERR, encoded by the coding sequence ATGCGCACGCTGCTGACCCTCGCCTGGTGGACGCTGATGACGCCCGTCACCGCCGTCCTGACGCTGCCGTACGCGCTGCTCACCGGCAACAGCAATTTCCTCTACCGCACGGGGATGTGGGTGGTACGCGTCGGCGTCATGCTCGCTGGCGTCCGCGTCGAGATCATCGGACGCGACCGCCTCGACCCTGCTCAGACCTACATCTTCATGTCCAACCACGTCTCTAATCTGGACCCGCCACTGCTCATCCCGCTGGTGCCGGGCCGGACTTCAGTGCTGGTGAAGAAGGAACTGTTTCGCATTCCGATCCTCGGGTTCGCGATGCGGGTTGCCCATCTCGTCCCCGTTGACCGCCGCAATCGCGACGCCGCCATCGCCAGCATGCGCTCTGCCGCCGACGTTCTCCGCGCAGGCCTGAGCATGACCATCTTTCCCGAAGGCACCCGCTCGCTAGATGGCCGGCTGCAGCCGCTCAAGAAAGGTCCGTTCTATCTCGCGACCGAATCCGGCTGCCCCATCGTGCCGGTAACGCTGCTGGGCACCCACGAAATCCTGCCGAAAGGGAAGTGGCTGATCGCGCCGGACAAGGCGACCGTCGTGTTTCACCAGCCGATTTCGCCCATGGATTTTCAGGATCGCGACGCGCTGATCGCGGCCGTTCGCGACTCCATCGCCAGAGCCTTGCCGGAGGAGCGAAGGTAA
- the ribA gene encoding GTP cyclohydrolase II — MTPSQHVRKVAEADFPTRWGQFRIFGFEGHFPAGANGSGERRKETAVALVMGDIHGHDPLVRIHSQCLTGDVFGSLRCDCRLQLEMALEMIARAGCGVLVYEQQEGRGIGLMAKLQAYELQDRGLDTVEANEKLGFAADCRRYALPVEVLKALDLQRVRLLSNNPDKVAALEAAGIQVSERVPCEPEPKSAHSRLYLKTKKEKMGHLFSK; from the coding sequence GTGACTCCATCCCAACACGTACGCAAGGTGGCCGAAGCGGATTTTCCCACCCGCTGGGGGCAATTCCGCATCTTCGGGTTTGAAGGCCACTTCCCTGCCGGCGCCAACGGCAGCGGCGAGCGGCGCAAGGAAACCGCGGTCGCGCTGGTGATGGGCGACATTCACGGCCATGATCCGCTGGTGCGTATCCACTCGCAGTGCCTCACCGGCGACGTCTTCGGGTCGTTGCGCTGCGATTGCCGCCTGCAACTGGAGATGGCGTTGGAGATGATCGCCCGTGCCGGCTGCGGCGTGCTGGTGTACGAGCAGCAGGAAGGCCGCGGCATCGGCCTGATGGCCAAGCTGCAGGCGTACGAACTGCAAGACCGCGGCCTGGACACGGTGGAGGCGAACGAGAAGTTGGGATTTGCCGCCGATTGCCGCCGGTACGCGCTGCCAGTTGAGGTGCTCAAGGCGCTCGACTTGCAGCGGGTGCGGCTGCTGTCGAACAATCCGGACAAGGTCGCGGCGTTGGAAGCGGCCGGAATTCAGGTGTCCGAGCGCGTGCCCTGCGAGCCGGAGCCCAAGTCGGCGCACTCCCGGCTGTACCTCAAGACCAAGAAAGAAAAGATGGGCCACCTGTTCTCGAAGTAA
- a CDS encoding ABC transporter ATP-binding protein, translated as MTDNHPFLSLRLSVDYATKPGVLRNVALDVREGEVLGLIGHSGSGKSTIALSILRLLTLKGGKATGSICLRDRDLMRATEREMRSIRGREIGLVLQSPLSSLNPALRIGTQLSEAWRAHANGTGCHQCLREALRSVSLPNDDEFLKRYPSQLSVGQAQRVLIAMAILHRPPLLIADEPTSALDPITQAEILALFSSLNRERDMAILYISHDLLSVASICHRVAILHDGEIVECAPPADVFNRPSHPYTQRLVASLPVAALEHGSARRLAASASER; from the coding sequence ATGACTGACAACCATCCATTCTTGTCGCTTCGCCTCTCGGTGGATTACGCCACCAAGCCCGGCGTGCTGCGCAACGTGGCTTTGGACGTGCGCGAAGGCGAGGTGCTGGGTCTGATCGGGCACAGCGGGTCGGGAAAGAGCACCATCGCGCTTTCCATCCTGCGTCTGCTGACGCTGAAAGGCGGCAAGGCCACCGGCAGCATTTGCCTGCGGGACCGCGACCTGATGCGCGCCACCGAGCGCGAGATGCGCTCCATCCGCGGCCGCGAAATCGGGTTGGTCCTGCAAAGCCCGTTGTCCTCGTTAAACCCGGCCCTGCGGATCGGCACCCAACTGAGCGAGGCTTGGCGCGCCCACGCTAACGGCACCGGCTGCCACCAATGCTTACGCGAGGCGCTGCGCAGCGTTTCGCTGCCCAACGACGACGAATTTCTGAAACGGTATCCGTCGCAACTCAGCGTCGGCCAGGCGCAACGCGTTCTCATCGCCATGGCCATCCTGCATCGGCCGCCGCTGCTGATTGCCGACGAACCAACCAGCGCCTTGGATCCCATCACCCAGGCGGAAATCCTCGCGCTATTCTCCAGCCTCAATCGCGAGCGCGACATGGCGATCCTTTACATCTCGCATGACCTGCTTTCGGTCGCCTCCATTTGCCACCGGGTAGCCATCCTGCATGATGGCGAGATTGTCGAGTGCGCCCCTCCTGCGGACGTATTCAACCGCCCCTCACACCCCTACACGCAGCGGCTGGTAGCCTCGCTGCCGGTCGCCGCGTTGGAGCACGGTTCGGCACGCCGGCTCGCTGCCTCGGCGAGCGAGCGCTGA
- a CDS encoding ABC transporter substrate-binding protein, which produces MIRRTPLIRLAIILLIALSSLAQTGGELRFCLRSEPKTFNPLLVADDASETIRYLTGGVLIRVNRLSQAAEPELATSWKLSKDGRSITFTLRDKVFFSDGTPFTAEDVATTVRQMMDPKLHSPTGDAFRSGTGDVTVQVLAPNRVTITFPAGVAGLDRQFDQVAIMSAKSPKKEMAVLGPFYVADYKAGSYVLLKRNSNYWKKDTNGRQLPYLDGIRLDIQSNRDIEALRFRRGEIDLINSIDAEYYDRIGEASPALVRDAGPSLDSEQMWFNQVTKAPVPGYKIAWFRSQNFRRAVSEAINRDDLARVAFSSHAKPAMGPVSPANKVWFDTKLKPIAYNTGSALQRLQKDGFRLDKSVLRDKDGHEVEFSIVTNSGNKYRERMATMIQQDLGKIGMKVNVVTLDFPSLIERMTESFNYEAALLGLTNVDLDPNAQMTVWLSSGDNHQWNPRQKSPETSWETEIDRLMRQQASAVEFPARKAAFDRVQEIVADQAPFIYLVNKNALSAISTGLRGEVPVVLRPQTYWNIERLTLNAEIAKARQ; this is translated from the coding sequence ATGATTCGCCGTACTCCCCTGATCCGCCTCGCCATTATTCTGCTCATCGCCCTCAGTTCGCTGGCTCAGACGGGCGGCGAATTACGTTTCTGCCTCCGCTCCGAGCCCAAGACCTTCAATCCGCTGCTCGTGGCCGACGATGCTTCAGAAACCATTCGCTACCTGACCGGCGGCGTTCTCATCCGCGTAAACCGGCTGTCGCAGGCGGCGGAGCCGGAACTGGCAACCTCATGGAAGCTCAGCAAGGATGGCCGCAGCATCACCTTCACGCTGCGCGATAAGGTGTTCTTTTCCGATGGCACGCCTTTCACCGCCGAGGACGTCGCCACCACCGTTCGCCAGATGATGGATCCCAAGCTTCATTCTCCGACCGGGGATGCCTTCCGCTCTGGCACCGGCGACGTGACCGTGCAAGTGCTGGCCCCGAACCGCGTGACCATAACCTTCCCTGCCGGGGTCGCCGGTCTGGATCGCCAGTTTGACCAAGTCGCGATCATGTCGGCGAAGTCTCCCAAGAAAGAGATGGCAGTCCTCGGACCTTTTTATGTCGCCGACTACAAGGCGGGCTCTTACGTACTGCTGAAGCGCAATTCCAATTATTGGAAGAAGGACACCAACGGACGCCAGCTTCCCTATCTGGATGGAATCCGGCTCGACATTCAATCCAACCGCGACATTGAAGCGCTGCGGTTCCGCCGCGGGGAGATTGATCTCATCAACTCCATTGACGCCGAGTATTACGACCGCATCGGCGAGGCCTCGCCGGCGCTGGTGCGCGACGCCGGGCCGTCGCTCGATTCCGAGCAGATGTGGTTCAACCAGGTGACGAAAGCTCCTGTTCCCGGCTACAAGATCGCGTGGTTCCGGTCGCAGAATTTTCGCCGCGCCGTATCGGAAGCCATCAACCGCGACGACCTCGCTCGCGTGGCATTCAGTTCGCATGCCAAACCGGCGATGGGACCGGTCTCACCGGCCAACAAGGTTTGGTTCGACACAAAACTCAAGCCGATTGCCTACAACACCGGCAGCGCGCTGCAGCGCTTGCAGAAAGACGGCTTCCGCCTGGACAAGAGCGTGCTTCGCGACAAGGACGGCCACGAAGTCGAGTTCTCGATCGTCACCAACTCCGGCAACAAGTATCGCGAGCGCATGGCCACCATGATCCAGCAGGACCTTGGCAAGATTGGCATGAAAGTGAACGTGGTCACGCTCGATTTCCCGTCTCTGATCGAGCGCATGACGGAGTCGTTCAACTATGAAGCTGCTCTGCTGGGTCTGACCAACGTGGATCTTGATCCCAACGCCCAGATGACGGTGTGGCTCAGCTCCGGCGACAATCACCAGTGGAACCCCCGCCAGAAGTCGCCGGAGACTTCCTGGGAGACCGAAATCGACCGGCTTATGCGCCAGCAGGCCTCGGCGGTTGAGTTCCCGGCTCGCAAAGCGGCCTTCGATCGAGTGCAGGAGATCGTCGCCGACCAGGCCCCGTTCATTTACCTGGTCAACAAGAATGCGCTGTCCGCTATTTCGACCGGCCTACGGGGCGAGGTCCCGGTTGTCCTCCGGCCGCAGACCTACTGGAATATCGAGCGCCTGACCCTCAACGCGGAGATTGCTAAGGCCCGGCAATGA
- a CDS encoding ABC transporter permease: protein MNRLRRLSFALLLAIVLASLGADILAPAGYATQFREAPNSPPTRAHLLGTDALGRDRLARTLYGTRVSLLLAPAAALLSTLLAGMIGGFAGYVGGAWQKASMAFTDLFLSLPWLFLLITVRALLPLNVSPTASVMVTFALLGALGWAASARVVCAGAAGMRDSEFVLLARASGIGRVRLLFIHILPNLKPVLLAQFWLSIPIFILAEANLGILGLGVAEPLPSWGSLLRELEDLATFSGEFWKLVPLGLLVVVVTSFQFLISHNEVSA from the coding sequence ATGAACAGACTCCGCCGGCTTTCGTTTGCCCTGCTGCTCGCCATCGTGCTGGCGAGCCTGGGAGCCGATATTCTCGCGCCGGCAGGCTATGCGACGCAGTTCCGCGAGGCCCCGAATTCCCCGCCCACCCGCGCCCACTTGCTGGGAACGGATGCGCTCGGCCGCGACCGCCTGGCACGAACCTTATACGGCACGCGCGTCTCCCTGCTTCTCGCTCCCGCTGCGGCGCTGCTGTCAACCTTGCTGGCGGGCATGATCGGAGGCTTTGCCGGATATGTGGGCGGCGCATGGCAGAAGGCATCCATGGCCTTCACCGATCTTTTTCTCTCCCTGCCCTGGCTGTTCCTGCTGATCACCGTGCGCGCACTGTTGCCGCTGAACGTGTCGCCGACCGCGTCGGTGATGGTGACGTTTGCCTTGCTGGGCGCTCTCGGATGGGCCGCGTCGGCACGTGTCGTCTGCGCCGGCGCAGCCGGCATGCGCGACTCCGAATTTGTGCTCCTGGCCCGCGCCTCCGGAATCGGCCGCGTGCGCCTGCTCTTCATCCACATTTTGCCCAACCTCAAGCCCGTACTCCTGGCGCAATTTTGGCTTTCCATCCCGATCTTTATTCTTGCCGAGGCCAATCTCGGCATCCTGGGACTCGGCGTCGCCGAGCCCCTACCCTCGTGGGGAAGCCTGCTGCGCGAACTGGAGGATCTGGCCACCTTCTCCGGTGAGTTCTGGAAGCTCGTTCCGCTCGGGTTGTTGGTGGTCGTCGTAACCAGTTTTCAGTTTCTGATCTCACACAACGAGGTGAGCGCATGA
- a CDS encoding ABC transporter permease, giving the protein MSASRIGRHLATMLLTVLVGAFLAATLIRLAPGFDADVQQLDSRLSHETVEAWRANRAQNRNIVRFYFNYLGAALHGDFGQSQTLNRPVRRLVAERLPVTARLVGWGVLLGWTLALVLAFSVSLLRLSGFRLIAVVCAGALLCIPSAVLALAFVILRAPAFLAVALVVFPKIFSITRNLLEKSYDLPHIVTARAKGISELRVLLWHVLPVSGGQLIALAGVSVSLALGASIPVEALCGIAGLGQLAWQAALGRDLPLLVTLTVLVTVVTLAANMTSDIVNESLKPRAA; this is encoded by the coding sequence TTGTCCGCATCACGAATTGGGCGCCACCTGGCAACCATGCTGCTGACTGTACTGGTGGGAGCGTTCCTCGCCGCCACTCTGATCCGCTTGGCGCCGGGTTTCGATGCCGACGTGCAACAGCTCGACAGCCGCCTCAGCCATGAAACCGTGGAAGCCTGGCGGGCCAACCGCGCGCAAAACCGTAACATTGTGCGCTTCTATTTCAATTATCTCGGCGCTGCTCTCCATGGCGACTTCGGACAATCGCAGACCTTGAACCGTCCCGTCCGCCGGTTGGTCGCCGAGCGTTTGCCCGTAACCGCCCGCCTGGTTGGCTGGGGAGTGCTGCTGGGCTGGACCTTGGCGCTGGTCTTGGCATTCTCCGTCTCGCTGCTCCGCCTTTCCGGCTTCCGTCTGATTGCTGTAGTTTGCGCGGGGGCGTTGCTGTGCATCCCCTCCGCCGTTCTCGCGCTGGCGTTCGTCATTTTACGGGCGCCGGCGTTTTTGGCCGTTGCGCTGGTCGTGTTCCCGAAAATCTTTAGCATCACACGCAACCTGTTGGAAAAAAGCTACGACCTGCCGCACATTGTCACCGCGCGCGCCAAGGGCATCAGCGAGCTGCGCGTGCTGTTGTGGCACGTGTTGCCGGTCAGCGGCGGTCAACTGATCGCGCTCGCGGGCGTGTCTGTCAGCCTGGCGCTTGGCGCCAGCATCCCGGTGGAAGCGCTATGCGGTATCGCCGGCCTCGGACAACTCGCCTGGCAGGCAGCGCTGGGCCGCGATCTGCCGCTGCTGGTGACGTTGACGGTCTTGGTCACGGTTGTGACCCTGGCCGCGAACATGACTTCCGACATCGTAAACGAGTCGCTGAAACCACGGGCTGCATGA